A window from Mycobacterium botniense encodes these proteins:
- a CDS encoding fibronectin type III domain-containing protein gives MTGLPATGASWAQMIEPGLNPLAIRYGQITDIFIRDYFNADGSVFNLADPAKGLGPATLPNGQVVNLFTPFAADGVSIRPDLLVTAPGENLGFHHVGLLKEDSTSITPDQTMQQTPSAQQVRSARNVLTKLDDKIVFEPLEETPLTRYLKYELPLVNGVPALGTPGLIIPRGNTDVPVDRIIIAMIVDTDGQLLARVLPHVITDKKGKEDLARKNPYSSQLTYEVLPDPFSKQAEWTCYAGSQWNASGDFEFETFAPLATPVTGLTANVQFPTPTDVASPVYTAQIQQGTTWAAATVAPSPTVAGGFTTIQLTGLTASTAYGGVQVTATSGETTVTSPVSNAFTSTAS, from the coding sequence ATGACTGGACTGCCCGCAACCGGTGCCAGCTGGGCTCAGATGATCGAGCCCGGCCTGAACCCGTTGGCGATCCGCTACGGCCAGATCACCGACATCTTCATCCGGGACTACTTCAACGCCGACGGCAGCGTGTTCAACCTCGCCGACCCGGCCAAGGGCCTCGGCCCGGCCACGCTGCCCAACGGCCAGGTGGTCAACCTGTTCACGCCGTTCGCCGCCGATGGTGTGTCGATCCGGCCCGACCTGCTGGTGACCGCGCCGGGCGAGAACCTGGGCTTCCACCATGTCGGGCTGCTGAAAGAGGACTCGACGTCGATCACCCCGGATCAGACGATGCAGCAGACCCCGAGCGCCCAGCAGGTCCGCTCGGCGCGCAACGTGCTGACCAAGCTCGACGACAAGATCGTGTTCGAGCCGCTCGAGGAGACGCCGCTGACCCGCTACCTCAAGTACGAGCTGCCGCTCGTCAACGGTGTTCCCGCGCTGGGCACTCCGGGGTTGATCATCCCGCGAGGAAACACCGATGTGCCGGTCGACCGGATCATCATCGCGATGATCGTCGACACCGACGGCCAGCTGCTGGCCCGGGTGCTGCCGCACGTGATCACCGACAAGAAGGGCAAGGAAGACCTCGCCCGCAAGAACCCGTACAGCTCGCAGCTGACCTACGAGGTGCTGCCCGACCCGTTCTCCAAGCAGGCGGAGTGGACGTGCTACGCCGGGTCGCAGTGGAACGCCTCGGGTGACTTCGAGTTCGAGACCTTCGCGCCTCTCGCCACGCCGGTGACCGGGCTGACGGCCAACGTGCAGTTCCCGACGCCGACCGACGTGGCCAGCCCCGTCTACACCGCGCAGATCCAGCAGGGCACCACCTGGGCGGCGGCCACCGTCGCACCCTCCCCGACGGTCGCCGGCGGCTTCACCACGATCCAGCTCACCGGCCTGACCGCCTCCACGGCGTACGGCGGTGTGCAGGTGACGGCGACCAGCGGTGAGACCACGGTGACGTCGCCGGTGTCCAACGCGTTCACCTCGACCGCCTCGTAA